From a region of the Thermus caldilimi genome:
- a CDS encoding S1C family serine protease produces MSRQHAALVLALVALSGGMLWWALDRADGQGSAPPPLPSSGNLQGLLPDEANTVEIAARYGPGVVLVQSFLPGQTLPPNVPPQFAPFFAPFLQPPQVGTGSGFFVDLKGYILTNYHVVQGAERIQVRLQGDPRAYPAWVVGSVPSLDLALLKTDAKPPVVLPLGDSDRVLVGQKAIAIGNPFGLEFTVTTGVISAIRQNPGAVDPLVPKLLQTDAPINPGNSGGPLLDSRGEVIGVNTAILSPTGQVGAPQYSGVGFAIPINLVKEWLPAMKAGRQVTEGEVLARRPRLGVEVLPLSALPPTLRAQYRFPDQGLLVQKVAPGSPAALAGLKGASRFVTLADPASGQGLRVGVDGDVILEANGNSLDQPWDLQNLLANLGPGETVVLKVWRQGRILQVRVMPERGR; encoded by the coding sequence ATGTCCCGGCAGCACGCAGCCCTGGTCCTGGCGCTGGTGGCGCTTTCGGGCGGCATGCTTTGGTGGGCTCTGGATCGGGCCGACGGACAGGGCAGCGCACCGCCGCCACTCCCTTCGTCCGGAAACCTGCAAGGGCTTCTTCCGGATGAGGCCAACACGGTGGAGATCGCTGCCCGCTACGGCCCGGGGGTGGTTCTGGTGCAAAGCTTCCTTCCCGGACAAACCCTGCCTCCCAACGTGCCGCCCCAGTTTGCCCCCTTTTTCGCTCCCTTTCTCCAGCCTCCGCAGGTGGGTACGGGATCCGGGTTCTTTGTGGACCTCAAAGGTTACATCCTCACTAACTATCACGTGGTGCAGGGGGCGGAACGCATCCAGGTACGCCTTCAAGGGGATCCCAGGGCGTATCCCGCTTGGGTGGTGGGCTCCGTACCCTCCTTGGACTTGGCCCTGCTCAAAACCGATGCCAAGCCCCCTGTGGTGTTGCCCCTTGGGGACTCAGACAGGGTCTTGGTGGGCCAGAAGGCCATCGCTATCGGCAATCCCTTTGGCTTGGAGTTTACCGTGACCACCGGGGTGATCTCCGCCATCCGGCAAAACCCCGGGGCCGTGGATCCCTTGGTGCCCAAGCTTCTCCAGACCGATGCCCCTATCAATCCGGGAAACTCCGGTGGGCCCCTATTGGATTCCCGGGGTGAGGTGATCGGAGTGAATACCGCAATCCTTTCCCCCACGGGGCAGGTGGGAGCGCCCCAGTATTCCGGGGTAGGCTTCGCCATCCCCATCAACTTGGTGAAGGAGTGGCTACCCGCCATGAAGGCGGGGAGGCAGGTCACAGAAGGGGAGGTCTTGGCCAGGAGGCCGAGGCTAGGGGTAGAGGTTCTTCCCCTGAGCGCCCTGCCACCCACCTTGCGGGCCCAGTACCGTTTTCCGGACCAGGGTCTTTTGGTTCAGAAGGTGGCCCCGGGTTCCCCTGCCGCCTTAGCAGGGCTAAAGGGGGCGAGCCGCTTTGTTACGCTGGCCGATCCGGCGAGCGGGCAAGGCCTTCGGGTGGGGGTGGACGGCGACGTGATCCTCGAGGCTAACGGGAACTCCCTGGACCAGCCATGGGACCTGCAGAACCTCTTGGCCAACCTGGGTCCAGGCGAGACGGTGGTCCTAAAGGTTTGGCGGCAGGGTCGGATCCTGCAGGTCCGGGTGATGCCGGAAAGGGGTAGGTGA
- a CDS encoding SDH family Clp fold serine proteinase, which produces MDFGSLINNLFWLFLVFAFLSPYFQRQALEAARTRQILSLERKRGSRVITLIHRQEAINLLGIPVARYIDVDDSEEVLRAIRLTDPGMPIDLVLHTPGGLVLAAEQIALALLKHPAKVTVFVPHYAMSGGTLIALAADEIIMDENAVLGPVDPQIGEYPAASLLALVQSKPLDKIEDATLIRADMAAKAIKQVAELAEKLLAKHMDPERAATTARLLSQGTWTHDYPITVEEARGLGLPVSTSMPREVYALMSLYPQTQIRRPSVQYIPLPYTKGGQE; this is translated from the coding sequence ATGGATTTCGGTAGCCTGATCAACAACCTCTTCTGGCTTTTCCTCGTCTTTGCCTTCTTGAGCCCCTATTTCCAGCGCCAGGCCCTCGAGGCCGCCCGCACCCGGCAGATCCTAAGCCTTGAAAGGAAGCGGGGAAGCCGGGTCATCACCCTGATCCACCGCCAAGAGGCCATCAATCTTCTCGGGATTCCCGTGGCCCGGTACATTGACGTGGACGACTCCGAGGAGGTGCTAAGGGCCATCCGCCTCACGGATCCCGGTATGCCCATCGACCTCGTTCTCCACACCCCCGGGGGGTTGGTCCTGGCGGCGGAGCAGATTGCCCTGGCTCTCCTGAAACACCCGGCCAAGGTAACCGTCTTCGTTCCCCACTATGCCATGTCTGGGGGAACGTTAATCGCCCTGGCCGCCGATGAAATCATCATGGATGAGAACGCGGTCCTGGGCCCAGTGGATCCGCAGATCGGAGAGTATCCGGCGGCGAGCCTCCTTGCCCTGGTTCAGAGCAAGCCCCTGGATAAGATCGAGGATGCTACCCTCATCAGGGCAGACATGGCTGCCAAGGCCATCAAACAGGTGGCGGAACTGGCAGAAAAGCTTCTGGCAAAGCACATGGACCCGGAGAGGGCCGCCACCACTGCCCGCCTCCTTTCCCAAGGCACCTGGACCCACGATTACCCCATCACGGTGGAAGAGGCCAGGGGACTCGGCCTTCCTGTATCCACCAGTATGCCTCGGGAGGTGTACGCCCTTATGAGCCTGTACCCCCAGACCCAGATTCGGCGACCCAGCGTGCAGTACATTCCCCTTCCCTATACCAAAGGGGGTCAAGAATGA
- a CDS encoding c-type cytochrome has protein sequence MRRKQEPLGLTQTILLALLVAFAGTTFYFALNYLALREQGVSKGSATANISGSIPALPQDFPGSLDQTVALGKDIFMNTKDHPLSKAYVGNALSCTSCHLNGGTDPKGLTLVGTATAFPAYSPREKAVITLQNRIGDCFMRSLNGTLPPLGGPVLVALEAYIASLSQGMPLHMNPKSPTGPNALKPLSVDWTRADAQRGKSLYQAKCAVCHGAEGQGQVGPPLWGPKSYNAGAGMANWRNLAAFVHGAMPLGNPNLSPDEARDIAAYVDSQPRPTFRLQEHLPPSGELGVYTSKVLDEVKEVQPVRP, from the coding sequence ATGAGACGAAAACAGGAACCGTTAGGCCTTACCCAGACCATCCTTCTGGCGCTTCTTGTGGCCTTTGCAGGCACCACTTTTTACTTTGCCCTCAACTACCTGGCCTTGCGTGAACAGGGGGTAAGCAAGGGTTCCGCTACCGCCAACATCAGTGGCTCTATCCCTGCCCTCCCCCAGGACTTTCCTGGGAGTCTAGACCAGACCGTGGCCCTTGGTAAGGACATCTTCATGAACACCAAGGACCATCCCTTGAGCAAGGCCTATGTGGGCAACGCCCTCAGCTGCACCTCCTGCCACCTAAATGGGGGCACGGATCCCAAGGGGCTCACGTTGGTGGGCACTGCCACCGCCTTCCCCGCCTACTCCCCTCGGGAAAAGGCGGTCATCACCCTGCAAAACCGCATTGGGGACTGCTTTATGCGGAGCCTCAATGGTACCCTTCCCCCATTAGGGGGTCCGGTTCTGGTGGCCCTCGAGGCTTACATCGCTTCCCTTTCCCAGGGCATGCCCCTGCACATGAACCCCAAAAGCCCCACCGGACCCAATGCCTTAAAGCCCCTCTCGGTGGACTGGACCCGAGCGGACGCGCAACGGGGGAAGAGCCTCTACCAAGCCAAGTGTGCTGTCTGCCATGGGGCTGAGGGCCAGGGACAAGTAGGACCCCCCCTTTGGGGTCCGAAATCCTACAACGCCGGTGCCGGGATGGCCAACTGGAGGAATCTGGCCGCCTTCGTCCACGGGGCCATGCCCCTGGGTAACCCCAACTTATCCCCCGACGAGGCCCGGGACATCGCCGCTTATGTGGACAGCCAGCCCCGGCCCACCTTCCGCTTACAAGAACACCTTCCTCCCTCAGGGGAGCTAGGGGTTTACACCTCCAAGGTGCTGGATGAGGTTAAGGAAGTTCAGCCGGTGAGACCATGA
- a CDS encoding glucose-6-phosphate dehydrogenase, giving the protein MVLGISGDLARRLLVPALVRLQGQGQLPPLRIWGFGAESWDTGELLAHLEAALREKPGLDLSAWQRLKGSIRYRNAEISPEGLSPLRHLEGPALFYLALPPSLFPKAVLALGELNLAQENTGWRRIAVEKPFGYDLASAQALNRLLQRYFREDQILRVDHFLGKTSVTNLLELRYRNPSLEALWERKGVAWVEITYAETLGLEGRARYYEQAGALRDMLQNHLLQLLALVVMEPPSRLEAASIRAQRAEALRSVQTAEPRLAVRGQYQGYLEEPRVAPDSPRETFVAVRLATHAPRWLGVPFYLRSGKRLAARSGFIFLAFHSSPEGQRGGLLLRLSPEVGLDLTLLGRGKPETLSFRLGPEPEFDAYEEVLLAALSGDLTPFPSQEEVEEAWRILDPVLKAWEEGEPEVYPQGSEGPRGQMGILKPGHAWVSLRG; this is encoded by the coding sequence GTGGTCTTGGGGATCAGCGGGGACCTGGCCCGGCGCCTTCTTGTGCCAGCCCTCGTGAGGCTCCAAGGGCAGGGTCAGCTTCCTCCCCTGAGGATATGGGGGTTTGGCGCAGAGAGCTGGGACACCGGGGAGCTTCTTGCCCACCTCGAGGCAGCCCTCCGGGAAAAGCCGGGTCTGGACCTTTCTGCCTGGCAGCGGCTGAAGGGATCCATCCGCTACCGGAACGCGGAGATCTCCCCGGAAGGGCTTTCCCCCTTGCGCCACCTGGAGGGGCCGGCCCTCTTCTACCTGGCCCTGCCCCCAAGCCTCTTTCCAAAGGCGGTGTTGGCCTTGGGTGAGCTCAATCTGGCCCAGGAAAACACGGGTTGGAGGCGGATTGCTGTGGAAAAACCCTTCGGCTACGACTTGGCTTCCGCACAGGCCTTGAACCGGCTTCTCCAACGCTACTTTCGGGAAGACCAGATCCTCAGGGTAGACCACTTCCTGGGCAAGACCTCCGTGACCAATCTCCTGGAGCTTCGCTATCGGAACCCTTCCCTTGAAGCCTTGTGGGAGCGGAAGGGAGTCGCCTGGGTAGAGATCACCTATGCGGAGACCTTGGGCCTCGAGGGAAGAGCCCGTTATTACGAGCAGGCCGGGGCTTTACGGGACATGCTTCAGAACCACCTGCTCCAACTCCTGGCCCTGGTGGTCATGGAACCCCCTTCCCGTCTGGAAGCCGCCTCCATTCGCGCCCAGAGGGCGGAGGCCCTGCGGTCGGTGCAGACGGCGGAGCCCCGCCTGGCCGTCCGCGGCCAGTACCAGGGTTACCTGGAAGAGCCCAGGGTGGCCCCGGATTCCCCGCGCGAAACCTTTGTGGCCGTAAGGCTTGCTACCCATGCTCCCAGGTGGCTTGGCGTACCTTTCTACCTGCGGAGCGGCAAGCGCCTAGCGGCGCGGTCCGGCTTCATCTTCCTGGCTTTTCATTCCTCCCCCGAGGGCCAAAGGGGCGGGCTTCTCCTTCGCCTGAGCCCAGAGGTGGGACTGGACCTGACCCTGCTGGGAAGGGGCAAGCCGGAAACCCTTTCCTTCCGGCTGGGGCCCGAGCCCGAGTTCGACGCCTACGAGGAAGTGCTCCTTGCCGCCTTATCCGGGGACCTCACCCCTTTTCCTTCCCAGGAGGAGGTGGAGGAGGCCTGGCGCATCCTTGACCCCGTGCTGAAGGCTTGGGAAGAGGGGGAACCCGAGGTCTATCCCCAGGGAAGCGAGGGACCTAGGGGCCAGATGGGGATCCTGAAGCCTGGCCATGCCTGGGTTTCCCTAAGGGGGTGA
- a CDS encoding 6-phosphogluconolactonase, with protein MRVKTFPSPQAALAGALAWLMENLLYASCGVLAGGETPLPVYRALARQGVRYPGVLLLSDERWLEPGDPGTNLYRVGQALGPLRERLLPFPLGLSPEQARDWMEERIRPFLPFDFALLGLGEEGHTASLFPGSPALGSSRLVEVAVGPTYPSLRLTLTPKALSGTRLVLFLALGPAKRQAILRVARGEDLPPNRIRAEEKWIFTDQEV; from the coding sequence ATGAGGGTTAAAACCTTCCCTAGCCCGCAGGCGGCCCTGGCGGGAGCCCTTGCCTGGCTTATGGAGAACTTGCTCTACGCCTCCTGCGGGGTTTTAGCCGGAGGGGAAACCCCTCTACCCGTGTATCGGGCCCTTGCCCGGCAGGGGGTCCGCTATCCTGGGGTTTTGCTCCTGTCGGACGAGCGCTGGCTGGAACCGGGGGATCCCGGAACCAACCTCTACCGGGTAGGCCAGGCCCTGGGGCCTCTAAGGGAGCGGCTCCTTCCCTTTCCCCTGGGGCTTTCCCCTGAGCAGGCTCGGGACTGGATGGAGGAACGGATTCGCCCTTTCTTACCCTTTGATTTTGCCCTTTTGGGGCTGGGTGAGGAAGGGCACACCGCAAGCCTTTTTCCCGGGAGTCCTGCCCTGGGGTCCTCCCGCCTGGTGGAGGTGGCGGTGGGGCCCACATACCCTTCCCTCCGCCTAACCCTCACCCCTAAGGCCCTTTCTGGCACTCGCCTGGTTCTCTTCCTGGCCCTGGGTCCGGCCAAACGGCAGGCCATCCTTCGGGTGGCCAGGGGAGAGGACCTCCCGCCTAACCGCATTCGGGCCGAAGAGAAGTGGATCTTCACCGATCAAGAGGTGTGA
- a CDS encoding glycoside hydrolase family 15 protein has translation MEAFGKPGIPPTWASSAKDWIGTALGRSRVWYTLGRGILNEVYWPATGRPQMRDLGFIVAKRGFWAEVKRVNRYRLEATPLFPTVRVVHEGEEYRLTLELVPDPQRDVLLIGYTLEGEGFRLYPLLAPHLGGTGYGNTAWVKEGALLAAKGSEALALLGPFLRGSAGYVGFSDGWQDFAQNGAMTWTFARATDGNVALMGELEGKKGVMALAFATTPEGALTLGRSALGEGIETIQEKASATWSEIAPPQFPGEDEELLREAQVSYHVLKVHEDRTYPGALVASLSVPWGNTRDDPGGYHLVWSRDLVEVAFAYLGLGQFAETRGILTYLAAVQAEDGHWAQNFYPDGRAYWQGVQMDEAALPVLLALKFRELGQLSPNGPLRQMVRRAVGFLAREGPVSPQDRWEESPGLSPFTLAVSVAALSGAALYGFLQGEEAEYALSLADCWNARIEEWCYVKGSGLDRAVGVEGHYVRLSPSGPLGPRGRVQVANRAGVAVDVAELLGLEFLWLVRLGLRRPQDPRIVSTLALVDRHLRVDLPTGIFYRRYPEDGYGEHGDGSAFDGTGQGRAWPLLTGERGMYALLSGEDPCPYLRSMARGTGRGRLIPEQVWDADPIPEKGLLPGRPTGSAQPLLWAHAEYLKLYTAYHQRTGPVERLGRVMERYERGSSPQVRHWRREVPVLRLSPTERLLVECRKPFRLHLGWEGWKDPEDVEAEPLPFGLYGVLLDLEDHSEVNFTFFYPDENRWEGRDYQVRRG, from the coding sequence ATGGAGGCCTTTGGTAAGCCGGGGATTCCGCCCACCTGGGCCAGCAGCGCAAAGGACTGGATAGGCACGGCCCTTGGGAGAAGCCGGGTCTGGTACACCCTGGGCCGCGGGATCCTCAACGAGGTTTACTGGCCCGCCACCGGCCGTCCCCAGATGCGGGACCTGGGCTTCATCGTGGCGAAAAGGGGGTTCTGGGCGGAGGTGAAGCGGGTTAACCGCTATCGCCTCGAGGCCACGCCCCTCTTCCCCACGGTGCGCGTGGTACACGAGGGCGAGGAGTACCGCCTTACCCTGGAACTGGTCCCCGATCCCCAACGGGATGTCCTGCTGATCGGTTATACCCTGGAGGGGGAAGGCTTTCGCCTGTATCCCCTCCTCGCTCCCCACCTTGGGGGAACGGGTTATGGGAACACCGCCTGGGTGAAGGAGGGCGCACTTCTGGCGGCCAAGGGATCCGAGGCCCTAGCCCTCCTGGGCCCGTTCCTTAGGGGAAGCGCAGGTTATGTGGGTTTCTCGGATGGCTGGCAAGATTTTGCCCAAAACGGGGCTATGACCTGGACCTTTGCCAGGGCCACGGATGGCAACGTGGCCCTCATGGGTGAGCTGGAGGGAAAGAAGGGCGTTATGGCCTTGGCCTTCGCCACTACCCCGGAGGGGGCCCTCACCCTAGGGCGGTCTGCCCTGGGGGAAGGTATAGAAACGATCCAGGAAAAAGCCTCTGCCACCTGGAGCGAGATAGCGCCACCCCAGTTTCCCGGAGAGGATGAGGAACTCTTACGGGAGGCACAGGTTTCCTACCACGTCCTCAAGGTGCACGAGGACCGCACCTACCCCGGGGCCTTGGTGGCGAGCCTGTCCGTGCCCTGGGGCAATACCCGGGACGACCCTGGGGGCTACCATCTGGTTTGGAGCCGGGACCTGGTGGAGGTGGCCTTCGCCTACCTGGGCCTTGGGCAGTTCGCCGAGACTCGAGGGATCCTCACCTACCTGGCGGCTGTTCAGGCCGAGGATGGCCACTGGGCGCAGAATTTCTACCCGGATGGCCGGGCCTACTGGCAGGGCGTGCAAATGGATGAAGCCGCTTTGCCCGTCCTTCTGGCCCTAAAGTTTAGGGAGTTGGGGCAACTTTCCCCAAACGGCCCTCTCCGCCAGATGGTGCGGCGGGCAGTGGGCTTTCTGGCCCGGGAGGGTCCGGTGAGCCCCCAGGACCGCTGGGAGGAAAGCCCTGGCCTTTCCCCCTTTACCTTGGCCGTAAGCGTTGCCGCCCTGTCTGGGGCTGCCTTATACGGCTTTTTGCAGGGGGAGGAGGCGGAGTATGCGCTTTCCCTTGCGGACTGTTGGAATGCGCGCATTGAGGAATGGTGCTACGTGAAGGGTTCGGGGCTGGACCGGGCGGTAGGTGTGGAGGGCCATTATGTTCGCTTATCCCCTTCGGGTCCCCTGGGTCCCAGGGGTCGGGTTCAGGTGGCCAACCGAGCTGGTGTGGCCGTGGATGTGGCGGAGCTTCTGGGCCTGGAGTTTTTGTGGCTGGTGCGCCTGGGTCTGCGACGTCCCCAAGACCCTCGCATCGTTTCTACCCTGGCCCTGGTGGACAGGCATCTTCGGGTGGATCTTCCCACCGGCATTTTCTACCGTCGCTACCCGGAGGATGGATACGGGGAGCATGGGGATGGAAGCGCCTTTGACGGCACTGGCCAGGGCCGGGCCTGGCCCCTTCTTACCGGGGAGCGGGGAATGTACGCACTGCTTTCCGGGGAAGACCCGTGCCCCTACCTAAGGAGCATGGCCCGGGGGACCGGGCGTGGTAGGCTCATCCCTGAGCAGGTATGGGATGCGGATCCTATCCCGGAAAAGGGGCTTCTTCCGGGCCGCCCTACCGGTAGCGCCCAACCTCTTCTTTGGGCCCATGCGGAGTACTTGAAGCTCTACACGGCCTATCACCAACGGACCGGTCCCGTGGAGCGCCTAGGACGGGTGATGGAGCGCTACGAGCGGGGGTCGTCGCCGCAGGTGCGCCATTGGCGGCGGGAGGTCCCCGTTCTTCGGCTTTCCCCCACGGAACGCCTTCTGGTGGAGTGCCGCAAGCCTTTCCGGCTCCACTTGGGCTGGGAGGGATGGAAGGATCCTGAGGATGTAGAGGCGGAACCCCTGCCGTTTGGGCTCTACGGGGTTCTTTTGGACCTCGAGGATCATTCCGAGGTAAACTTCACCTTCTTTTACCCGGACGAGAACCGCTGGGAAGGAAGGGACTACCAAGTGCGGAGGGGTTAG
- a CDS encoding ubiquinol-cytochrome c reductase iron-sulfur subunit, with translation MEREDPTLRRERRLILALIGTSMGFATLSALLVAKDLIPKPSQTPDKLPPQVGDMVYAAGYKEGTPIDPGRLPLGGPFVLAYPMDPKTRVIRNGDAKSTLLVIHLDPASLVPEVRQHAVGGVVAYSAVCTHLGCIVSLWHPQKQLAQCPCHGGEYDLAQDRVVAGPFTGPVGVV, from the coding sequence ATGGAACGGGAGGATCCCACACTAAGGCGTGAGCGGCGCTTGATCCTGGCCCTGATAGGCACCAGCATGGGTTTCGCCACACTCTCGGCACTCTTGGTGGCCAAAGACCTCATTCCCAAACCTTCGCAGACCCCCGATAAGCTTCCGCCTCAGGTAGGGGACATGGTCTACGCAGCAGGTTACAAAGAGGGAACTCCCATTGACCCCGGGAGGCTTCCCTTGGGTGGGCCCTTCGTTCTGGCCTACCCCATGGATCCCAAGACCAGGGTCATCCGAAACGGGGATGCCAAAAGCACTCTCCTGGTGATACACCTGGACCCTGCATCCCTGGTTCCCGAAGTGCGGCAGCATGCCGTAGGGGGCGTCGTGGCCTATTCTGCGGTTTGCACCCACCTGGGTTGCATCGTGAGCCTGTGGCATCCCCAGAAGCAGTTAGCCCAATGCCCCTGCCATGGCGGGGAGTACGATCTGGCCCAGGATCGGGTGGTGGCGGGTCCCTTCACGGGGCCGGTGGGAGTAGTTTAG
- a CDS encoding sulfite exporter TauE/SafE family protein — MSVWEFSLGVFLGSTLAGFLGALTGLGGGVVLVPLLVLVFRVDLHHALGASLVSVIATSSGAAAAYVREGYTNLRLGMFLELATTLGALLGAGLLGVLPKRLVALVFGLVLLHSAYLSYQGRLEDQPIDPKDSDPLAKRLRLEGGLPSPEGERAYGVRRLLAGLGLMGLAGVLSGLLGIGSGAVKVLAMDRVMGLPYKVSTTTSNFMIGVTAAASAGIYLRQGYIDPRVSFPVMLGVLLGAFLGARILPRSSTSWLRTLFALVIAALGLQMVAQGVGK, encoded by the coding sequence ATGAGCGTTTGGGAGTTTAGCCTGGGGGTTTTCCTGGGCAGTACCCTGGCGGGGTTTCTGGGGGCACTCACGGGCCTAGGGGGAGGGGTGGTGTTGGTGCCCCTTTTGGTGCTGGTCTTCCGGGTAGACCTGCACCACGCTTTGGGGGCTTCCTTGGTGTCGGTGATCGCCACCAGCAGTGGGGCTGCTGCTGCCTATGTACGGGAAGGGTACACCAATCTCCGGCTGGGTATGTTCTTGGAGCTAGCCACCACCCTTGGGGCCCTCTTGGGTGCAGGCCTACTCGGTGTCCTGCCCAAACGGCTTGTGGCCCTGGTGTTTGGCCTTGTCTTACTTCACTCCGCCTACTTAAGCTACCAAGGTCGCCTCGAGGACCAGCCCATAGATCCCAAGGACTCGGATCCCCTGGCGAAAAGGTTGCGATTGGAAGGAGGCCTTCCCAGCCCTGAGGGGGAGCGGGCCTATGGGGTGCGCCGCCTGTTGGCGGGCCTGGGCCTTATGGGGTTGGCGGGGGTTCTCTCCGGACTTCTTGGCATCGGGTCGGGGGCCGTCAAGGTGTTGGCCATGGACCGGGTTATGGGGCTTCCTTATAAGGTTTCCACCACCACTTCCAACTTCATGATCGGAGTCACGGCCGCCGCCAGCGCTGGCATTTACCTTAGGCAGGGTTACATTGACCCCAGGGTGAGCTTTCCGGTGATGCTGGGTGTACTCCTTGGCGCCTTCCTGGGAGCAAGGATCTTGCCGCGAAGCTCTACCTCGTGGTTGCGAACCCTCTTTGCCCTGGTTATCGCGGCCCTTGGCTTGCAAATGGTAGCTCAGGGGGTTGGGAAGTGA
- a CDS encoding DUF1634 domain-containing protein — translation MERWLSWVLRTGVLLAALLVSVGGLWYFMVDGQREILLDRALKGVDVHRGLSPTGLIHLGLLLLILTPVARVALALGLYLEERDWTFALITFWVLLVLLGSLLGYL, via the coding sequence ATGGAGCGCTGGCTTTCCTGGGTCCTGCGCACGGGGGTGCTCCTTGCCGCTCTTCTGGTAAGCGTGGGGGGGCTTTGGTATTTCATGGTTGACGGGCAAAGGGAGATTCTCTTGGACCGCGCTCTGAAGGGCGTGGACGTGCATCGGGGTCTGAGCCCCACTGGGTTGATCCACCTGGGCCTTTTGCTCCTGATCCTGACCCCCGTGGCCCGAGTGGCCCTGGCCTTGGGCCTTTACCTGGAGGAGCGGGATTGGACTTTTGCTCTTATCACCTTTTGGGTGCTCCTGGTGCTTTTGGGAAGCCTTTTGGGCTACCTTTAA
- a CDS encoding AI-2E family transporter, whose protein sequence is METPPVRRWFLSLALFLLALWALGRLYNLLLWVFLAFTLAAALDPLVGLFARRLPRPSAVFLAYLMVLGVMGLGFYLAAPLLVLQFHHLGELLPMVLKWLQDNLALSLPDLASSLASSAHVAGDLLLRVGETVSEMVLALVLAVMIALEPHLVARAAPYLPGSGWTEVLEDTWKRMGYWARAQFLIALSFALLFGGWLFILGVPSPFALGVLGGVLEVVPFVGGIATASLAALVALSAKGPLAALLVLTGYGVIALLEGKVLIPYIYGRTVGFHPALVLLAIFAFGKLFGFLGIFLAVPMTILGAGILKHWRR, encoded by the coding sequence ATGGAAACGCCACCTGTCCGCCGCTGGTTTTTAAGCCTGGCCCTTTTCCTGCTGGCCCTTTGGGCCCTCGGCCGCCTCTACAACCTTTTGCTCTGGGTCTTCCTCGCCTTTACCCTGGCTGCTGCCTTAGATCCCTTGGTGGGGCTTTTTGCCCGCAGGCTTCCCCGACCCTCTGCCGTTTTCCTGGCCTACCTCATGGTCCTGGGGGTGATGGGCCTGGGGTTTTACCTGGCTGCACCCCTCCTGGTCCTGCAGTTCCACCACCTGGGGGAACTCTTGCCCATGGTCCTCAAGTGGCTTCAGGATAACCTGGCCCTTTCCCTCCCTGACCTGGCCTCCTCCCTGGCTTCCTCCGCCCACGTGGCCGGGGATCTTCTCCTCAGGGTGGGGGAGACGGTTTCCGAGATGGTTTTGGCCCTGGTTCTTGCAGTGATGATCGCCCTCGAGCCCCACTTGGTGGCCCGGGCGGCACCGTACCTTCCCGGGAGCGGCTGGACCGAGGTGCTGGAGGATACCTGGAAGCGCATGGGCTACTGGGCCCGGGCTCAGTTCCTCATCGCCCTCTCCTTTGCCCTCCTCTTTGGGGGATGGCTTTTCATCCTTGGCGTTCCCAGCCCCTTCGCCCTGGGGGTGCTGGGCGGGGTCTTGGAGGTGGTGCCCTTTGTGGGCGGGATCGCCACCGCTTCCCTGGCGGCATTGGTGGCCCTTTCGGCCAAGGGCCCTTTGGCGGCGCTACTTGTGCTTACGGGTTATGGGGTCATCGCCCTTTTGGAGGGAAAGGTCCTCATTCCCTATATCTACGGGCGCACCGTGGGCTTTCATCCCGCCCTGGTGCTCCTCGCCATCTTCGCCTTCGGCAAGCTCTTCGGTTTTCTGGGCATATTCCTGGCGGTACCCATGACCATCCTGGGGGCGGGAATCCTGAAGCACTGGCGGCGCTAG